From Butyricimonas paravirosa, one genomic window encodes:
- a CDS encoding exo-beta-N-acetylmuramidase NamZ domain-containing protein, translating into MRYLILFLVIASACTDAISVNVRDGIERFEVYRNLLTGKRVGIVANHTSRVDTVHSVDFLLEKGIHVARIFCPEHGFRGTADAGETVGDYIDAGSGLKVVSLYGKKKKPQPEDLSGIDVMIFDMQDVGVRFYTYLSTLHYVMEACAEQNIPLIVMDRPNPNAFYVDGPVLQKEFKSFVGMHPVPVVYGMTIGEYAGMINGEGWLKDSVTCDLTVIPCEGWSREQPVALPYAPSPNLPDSVSIMLYPSTCFFEGTAINEGRGTLRPFQVFGHPSLIGMPYSYVPRPIKGMSMQPKCKGQICYGMDLQGEYHTILKMKRLNLAWLLLAYQEYKGKEPFFNALFNKLVGNDRVQQQLKDGATEEEIRAGWKDEVAEFMKVREKYLIYD; encoded by the coding sequence ATGAGATATTTAATATTATTTTTGGTGATAGCATCCGCGTGTACGGATGCTATTTCCGTGAATGTACGAGACGGGATAGAACGTTTTGAGGTTTACCGGAATCTGTTGACGGGAAAACGAGTTGGAATCGTGGCAAACCACACTTCCCGGGTAGACACGGTGCATAGTGTGGACTTCCTGTTGGAAAAAGGTATTCACGTGGCACGAATTTTTTGTCCCGAACATGGATTTCGGGGTACGGCTGATGCCGGGGAGACCGTGGGAGATTATATTGATGCCGGGAGTGGTTTGAAGGTGGTGTCCCTGTACGGGAAAAAAAAGAAACCCCAGCCGGAGGATCTGTCGGGAATTGACGTGATGATTTTTGATATGCAGGACGTGGGAGTACGTTTCTATACTTATCTGTCCACGTTGCATTACGTGATGGAGGCTTGTGCGGAACAGAACATTCCCTTGATCGTGATGGACCGTCCTAATCCGAATGCTTTTTACGTGGATGGCCCGGTCCTGCAGAAAGAGTTTAAGTCTTTTGTCGGGATGCACCCGGTTCCGGTCGTGTACGGGATGACGATAGGTGAATATGCCGGAATGATTAACGGGGAAGGTTGGTTGAAAGATAGCGTGACCTGTGATCTGACCGTGATCCCTTGCGAGGGATGGAGTCGGGAACAACCCGTGGCGTTACCTTATGCCCCGTCTCCGAATTTGCCGGATTCTGTTTCCATCATGCTTTACCCGTCAACTTGTTTTTTTGAGGGAACAGCGATCAACGAGGGACGAGGGACGCTACGTCCGTTTCAGGTGTTCGGGCATCCGAGCTTGATAGGTATGCCCTATTCTTACGTGCCTCGCCCGATTAAGGGAATGAGTATGCAGCCCAAATGCAAGGGACAAATTTGTTACGGCATGGATTTGCAGGGAGAATACCACACTATTTTAAAGATGAAACGTCTGAATCTGGCTTGGTTATTGCTGGCTTATCAAGAGTATAAAGGCAAGGAACCCTTCTTTAATGCTTTGTTCAACAAGCTGGTGGGAAATGATAGAGTGCAGCAACAACTGAAGGATGGAGCAACGGAAGAAGAGATTCGTGCCGGATGGAAGGATGAGGTTGCCGAGTTTATGAAGGTGAGAGAAAAGTATCTGATTTATGATTAA